Genomic DNA from Betaproteobacteria bacterium:
GGGAGATCGGGGAACCAGGGCATCCTGGATTCCCGATCTCCGTGGCAACGACGCGATCGAGCAGGCTCTGGCGGTGGCGACGGGCCCGGACGCTCGTCGTGACGAGTTCGAACTTCGATTCTAGGAGGGTCGCATGGCCCGTATCGGCGGCGTAAACATTTCCAACCATCAGCATGCGTGCATTGCGCTGACTGCGATTTACGGCATCGGGCGCTCGCGCGCACGCCGGATCTGCGAATCGGCCGGCATCGTCGTCACGACCAAGATGAAGGATCTGTCGGACGCGGAGATGGACCGGCTGCGGGAACAAGTCGGCAAGTTCACCACCGAAGGCGATCTGCGCCGCGAGATGTCGATGAACATCAAGCGGCTGATGGACCTCGGCACCTACCGGGGGCAGCGCCACAAGCGTGGGCTCCCGGTGCGCGGCCAGCGCACCCGCACCAACGCGCGCACGCGAAAGGGGCCGCGCAAGGCGGCGATCAAACTGAACAAGCCCGCGGGCACCGCGTAAAGGATATCGGCAATGGCCAAGGCCCCCACTCGTGTGCGCAAGAAGGCGAAGAAGAACGTTGCCGAAGGCATCGCGCACGTTCACGCCTCGTTCAACAACACCATCGTGACGATCACCGATCGTCAGGGCAACACGCTCGCCTGGGCGACTTCCGGCGCGAGCGGCTTCAAGGGCTCGCGCAAGAGCACGCCGTTCGCCGCGCAGGTGGCGGCCGAGTCGGCCGGCAAGGCCGCGCAGGAATGCGGCGTGAAGAACCTGGAAGTGCGGATCAAGGGTCCGGGGCCGGGTCGCGAGTCGGCAGTGCGGGCCTTGAACGCCCTGGGCATGAAGATCACGCTCATTTCGGACGTGACGCCGATCCCGCATAACGGCTGCCGCC
This window encodes:
- the rpsK gene encoding 30S ribosomal protein S11, producing the protein MAKAPTRVRKKAKKNVAEGIAHVHASFNNTIVTITDRQGNTLAWATSGASGFKGSRKSTPFAAQVAAESAGKAAQECGVKNLEVRIKGPGPGRESAVRALNALGMKITLISDVTPIPHNGCRPPKRRRV
- the rpsM gene encoding 30S ribosomal protein S13 yields the protein MARIGGVNISNHQHACIALTAIYGIGRSRARRICESAGIVVTTKMKDLSDAEMDRLREQVGKFTTEGDLRREMSMNIKRLMDLGTYRGQRHKRGLPVRGQRTRTNARTRKGPRKAAIKLNKPAGTA